Genomic DNA from Thermosipho ferrireducens:
GATGTCATCCCGAGAAATATTCCTCTTTTGTCATCCTGAGGAATATTCCTCTCTTGCCATCCCCTTTCTCCTTTTTTGTCATCCTGAGGAGCGTAGCGACGAAGGATCTTTTCCCTATTGTCATTCCGAGCGAAGCGAGGAATCTTATTCCTTATTGTCATTCCGAACGTACGTGAGGAATCTTATTTTTTACTAACCTCGCCAACTCTCGCTAACTCTCGCCAATTATAAGATTCTTCGTCGTTTCACTCCTCAGAATGACAGAGAAACAAGATTCCTCGTCGCTAACACTCCTCGGAATGACACATTTCGGGGATGCCAACCTCGTCAATTAAGATTCTTCGCACTCCGTGCTCAGAATGACAAAAAAAGGATGTCATCCCGAGGAATATTCCTCTTTTGTCATCCCGAGGAACGAAGTGACGAGGGATCTTATTCCTTATTGTCATTCCGAACGTACGCGAGGAATCTTGTTGACTAAATTGGGCCTTATTTAGTCACCATCATGACAAATATGTTATAATAAACACTGTCAGTGAATTTTCGGAGGTGTTATTGTGGATTTTTCATTTATTCAACGGCAAAATCCATGGTGGAAAGATAAAAATTCAATACACTTTGATATGCATATAAAAAGTTTTGTAAAAAGCAGTTTTAAACACGTCCCCGCATTCATGGAAAAACTTGAAAAATTCAAAGAAGGAATTTACGTGCTTAGAGGCCCCAGGCAAATAGGCAAAACAACTATTTTAAAATTGTTAATAAAGAAGCTTATAGACTCCGGGAAAAATCCCATAAACATTTTTTATGCCTCACTTGATATGGTAAAAGATGCCGAAGGACTATTAAGATTAGCACTTGATTATTTTGATTTTGCTGAAAGCTTTGGTAAAACAGCAGATAATAAAACTTACATTTTTTTTGACGAAATTTCAAGTGTTAAAAGCTGGCAATTTGCTATAAAACATCTTTATGACACGGGGCTTCTAAAAAACGCTTTCGTTGTTTTAACAGGTTCCTCCTCTTATGATTTAAAAAATTCAATAGAAAGACTTCCCGGAAGAAGACAGGCGGGCTTTGACATTATCTATCTTCCTGTAACATTCAGAGAATTTGTAGAGCAAAGACACAAAGTAAATATACAATACCAATTTAAAGATTTATTTTCTGCCAGTGAAAAAGACCTAAGAAAAATAGTACTTCAACTTTCAATGTATAAAAATGAATTTACCGCATATCTAAATTCAGGAGGCTTCCCCAAAGTTATTAACGATTACCTTGAGAACGGATTAATAACAATAGAAACATTAAAAACATACAGCGACTATTTATACGGAGATATAGAAAGATTTAAAAGATCAAGATTTATAATGAACCAATTACTATTTGAAATCCCAAAATTAATAGGTCAGAGATTCTCGTGGAATTCACTTGCAAATAGTATCGAAGGAATCAACTCCAAAAATACTATAGAAGATTATATACAATTACTCGGCATGAACTTCCTCATTGGCACACTATTCTTCTATGACTTTTCAAAAAATTCAATAAAACCAAAAAAGCAAAAGAAAATATACCCGGTTGACGCAATAATCACCAGAGTCATTGAACATATAACAGGTCATCAAATACAAGTTCCAACACAAATTGAACAAATTGTTTTTACCCATTTATTGAAATTCTCAAAAGACTTTTCCAGCGGCCTGGTTCTCTATTCAGGACCATATTTCTGGTATTCTCAAAAAGGCAAAGAAATAGATTTTCTTATAAAACAAAATGGAAAAGTTATACCAATAGAAATTAAATATCAAACCAAAATCTCTCCCTCAGACTTTTTTACAATGAAAAAAGTATTTGGAAAAGGCATTTTAGTAACTAAAAACACAACATTCAGAGCAGAAAACATCATAGCCATCCCTATTGAAACATTTCTATTACTTATCTAACCTCGCTAATCTCGCTAAATACAAGATTCCTCGTCGCATCCGCTCCTCGGAATGACACATTTCGGGGATGCCAACCTCGTCAATTAAGATTCTTCGCACTCAGTGCTCAGAATGACAAAAAAAAGGATGTCATCCTGAGGAATATTCTTCTCTTGTCATCCCGAGGAATATTCCTCTTTTGTCATCCTGAGGAACGAAGTGACGAGGGATCTTATTCCTTATTGTCATTCCGAACGAAGTGAGGAATCTTATTCCTTATTCTTCATTTTTTGTCATTCCGAACGAAGTGAGGAATCTTGTTTTTTTTACTAACCTCGCCAATCTTGCCAACTTTTGCCAAATACAAGATTCCTCGCCTTCTACGCTCCTCGGAATGACACAGGAGGGGGATTCTTCGCCCCTTGCGCTTAGAATGACAAAAAAGGGTGGTGAAATAACATGGGACACACTCTTACTGACCTTATGCTATAATATGAGGGAAATAGAAGATTTATATGCCTGGAGGTGTTTTAATGTCGAAAGAAAAACTACTTGAAAGAATAGAAACAAGGAGAGACGTACTTGGAGGAAAACCGATTATAAAAGGAACAAGAATACCAGTTGAATTAATATTAAAACATATAGCAAATGGCTGGGAATTCGAAAAAATCTGCAACGAATACGGTCTGGAAAAAGCTGATATAAGAGCAGCAGTACTATACGCTGAAAAAGTCCTCGAAGGCGAGGAGGTTTTTATTTGAAATTCATAACAGATGAAAACATTCCAAAAAGCATAGAAACCTTCCTTAAAAACCTTGGATATAACGTTGAAAGTATCAGAAACATTTGCAAAGGCGCAACAGACGATGAGGTCATGAAACTAACAGCAGAACATCTGGCAATACTTGTAACTTCAGACAAAGACTTTGGAGAATTAGTATTTCGATTTGGAGAAAAAATACCAGGTATTATTCTTTTAAGGGTAAATGATATACTAAAGTCTCAAGAACTTCTAAAAAAAGTACTTAAAGAACAAAAAGAATTGACAAATAAATTCATAGTTATTACTGAAAAAGGATATAAGATCAGAAAAATGTATTAAATAAGTCCCTTATTCTTTTACTAACCTCGCCAACCTCGCTAATCATAAGATTCCTCACCCTTCGGGTTTGGAATGACACAGAGGGAGAATCTCTTGCTAATCTTGCGAAATTCTTTGGCACTAACGTTTCTCAGGACAGGCCTTGCCAAGCATGCTATTATATGGTATGATATATAGTAGGATATTTAGGGGGCGATATTGTGCGTTATGTAAATAGTAAAGAATTACGATCTAACCCTGCGATCTTGTGGAAAGATGAGGAAACTATTATAACTGTAAATGGAAAACCTGTTGCTGTGGTTACCCGCATTGATGGTGATCCAGAAAATACTCTACTTGCATTAAAACAAGCAAAAGCAATGATTGCTGTTGAAAAAATTCGCCTTATTTCGAAGCAAAAAAGATTAGATAAAATTTCTGACGAAGAAATCAACCAGGTAGTAAAGGAAGTTAGAAATGAAAACAAAAGTAGTCGTTGATACTAACGTAATTGTTTCAGGTTTAATAAAACCCAATAGTACTCCCGCGAAAATTTTAAATTTAATTCTCTCGGGGGAATTTACAATTTGTGCCGATAGTAGAATAATTAGCGAATACAACGAAGTTCTTCTAAGGGACAAATTTTCTTTTCCAAAAGATCTCATTAATGACTTTATTTCTTACCTAAAGTCTGTATCTATACTTGTATCACCACCTTCACTCCCAATTAAATTAACAGACTCCGGGGATCTTCCTTTTATTGAAGTGGCATATTATCTGAATATCCCAATAATAACCGGAAACACAAAACACTTCAAGAGCCTCAAAAATATTAAAATATTCACACCTGATGAATTTATCAAAATTTATAAGAAAATTTGAGTAAACTCTTGCAAGACCGTTCATTCGTGAAACGAAAGAGTATCACTTTTTACCAACTTTCGCAAGATCCTTCGTCGTTTCACTCCTCAGGACAGGCCTTGCCAACTTTTGCCAAATACAAGATTCCTCGCCTTCTACGCTCCTCGGAATGACAGAAAGGGTAAGATTCCTCACCCTTCGGGTTCGGAATGACAAAGGAAAAAAAGGTCATCCTGAGGAATATTCTTCTCTTGTCATCCCGAGGAACAAAGTGACGAGGGATCTTTTTCCCTATTGTCATTCCGAGCGAAGCGAGGAATCTTATTCTTTTACTAACCTCGCCAATCTCGCTAATCTTGCCAACCCTCGCCAATTACAAGATTCCTCGTCGCTAACACTCCTCGGAATGACATAAAGAGAGAGTGTCATCCCGAGGAACGAAGTGACGAGGGATCTTATTCCTTATTGTCATTCCGAACGAATGTGAGGAATCTTATTTTTTTTACTAACCTCGCCAATCTTGCCAACCCTCGCCAATTACAAGATTCCTCGTCGCTAACACTCCTCGGAATGACATAAAGAGAGAGTGTCATCCCGAACGAATGTGAGGGATCTTTTTCCTTATTGTCATTCCGAGCGAAGCGAGGAATCTTATTCTTTTACTAACCTCGCCAACCTCGCTAAATATGGTATAATTCACTCGAGGTGAAATTTAGTGTTAAAGTGGACCGAGCATGCTCTTGAAAATCTCAAAAGCAGAGGAATATCCAAAAAATTAGTTGAAGAGATATTAAAGAATCCCGATGAAATAGTGACGGGAAAGTATGGAAGGACCATTTACCATAAACTTATAGGAAACAAACTTATGAGAGTTATCACCGAAAATAACTTAATAATTACGGTGTATTATACTTCCAGGGTAACAAAATACTGGAAAGGAGGTAAAAAAGAATGAAAATCAGGTATTCAAAAGAAGTTGATGCTCTTTATATAAGACTTAACGAAAATAAAATAGTAGATTCGGATGAAATAAATGAAAACATAATAGTAGATTATGACGCTCAGGGAAATATAGTAGCAATAGAAATACTTCACGCTTCTGACAAAGTAGACATAGATGAAATATTTATTAGAGCACTTCCAAAAGTATTGGTAGAAACATAAATAGATCTGCCGCTCACCTATTGATTGTTTTAAATATCTATCTTAGCATTTCAAACATTATTTCTTGTTATTATGAACATATCTTCTTTTCCCGGTCATCCCAAAATCCCACTTTTTTATTGTCATCCCGTCCTTCTTTCCTGTCATCCCGAGGACTATTCCTCTCCTGTCATCCTGAGGAATATTCTTCTTTTGTTTGTCATCCCGAGGAATTTTCTTCTCTTGTCATCCCGAGGAACGAAGTGACGAGGGATCTTTCTTTTTTGTCATCCTGAGGAGCGCCAGCGACGAAGGATCTTTTTCCTTATTGTCATTCCGAACGTACGTGAGGAATCTTAATCTTTTCCCCAACCCTCACCAACCCTCACCAACCCTCGCCAACCTTGCTAACTCTCGCCAACATATGTTATAATATATGTAAAATAGAATTAATTTTCACCTGGAGGATGAGCATGAAAATCATAAAAATAATCTCCTTCATTGATATTTTCTTGATATTCCTTTTAAATCATTTCATAACCTCTACCATATTTACAGGAGCCTTTCTTTCGTTTATAATATGGTTGGGAATATACGCTTTCAGAGTATACGATCCAGATTATCTAAAAGAATACAACGAACAACTAATAAGAACCTTTGCAGGAATCATAATAGGCTTCATTGGAATCTTGGTTTTCTATCCAATATTTGAAAGCGTATTAAACCGCTGGTTTTTCATATACAACGCTTTTATCCTGATTATAGTAATCCCTGTATTACATAAAATAGAGTTTTCTATTTTAATGAAAAACATACCCCAGAAGAAATACCTTGTAATAGGAAAAAAAGAAGAACTAAAAGACATACTAAAAGAAATCGAAGAAAAATCACAGGGAAAACTTAAATTTGCAGAATTTCTAAACCCAACGCCAGCATTATTAACACAAAAAATTAACCAATACGACGCGCTCCTTGTTGCTGACCAGGAACTTGAAAAACATGTGGAAGCAGAAATAAACGAACTAAAAGAAAAATTTGAAATAGAATATCTCCCAAACCTTGTTGAACACACGTTAAAAAGAATACCAATAAAAGTTGCATTAAAATTCAAAGAATACTATGAAATAGCATTTCAAAATACAAAAGAATCACCAGCAAAAAGAATACTTGACTTCTTTGTATCAATAATAGGCTTAATAATATTTTCTCCTTTCATGCTAATAACAGCAATTGCAATATTAATAGAAGATGGAAGACCAGTTGTTTTTAAGCAGTTGAGGGTTGGGAAAAACAATAAACACTTTACACTTATAAAATTTCGAAGCATGAAAAAACAAAAAAAAGATAAAGCAAAATTTGCAGATCAAGAACAGGATAGAATATTAAAAATTGGCAGGATAATCAGACCGCTTAGAATAGACGAATCATTACAATTTATAAACATCTTAAAAGGTGATATGAGCATCGTTGGACCAAGACCAGAGCAAATACCCTTTGCCAGACAATTTGAAAAAGAAATAGCATTTTATTCACAAAGGCACCATGTAAAACCAGGCCTTACCGGCTGGGCACAAATAATGTATAAATACGCATCCAATACAGAAGAGATAAAAAAGAAATTAAGCTATGACCTATGGTATGTAAAAAACAGAAACATCCTCCTGGATTTAAAAATAATACTTCAAACAATAGAAGCTGTGTTCTGGAAGAGGGGAGCGAAGTGAATAAAACTTTAAAAGTAAGTATAATAACAGTCACCTATAATGCTGCAGAGTTTTTAGTTGATGCTATTGAAAGTGTAAGAGCTCAAACTTATGAAAATATAGAGTATATAATTGTAGATGGTGATTCGAAAGACGGCACTCAGGACATTATACAACAGTATTATAGACGAGGAGTTATAACAAAATACATAAGTGAGAAGGACGACGGTATATATGATGCAATGAACAAAGGCATAGATTTAGCAACAGGTGATATAATTGCTTTTTTGAATTCTGACGATTTTTACGTAGATAAATACGTAATTTCTGATGTTGTTTCAACTTTCATTAACAGCAAGTTAGATGTAGCTTATGGAAATGTGATCTACGTTTCAAGAAAAAATATTAAAAAGATTATTAGATACTGGAAAAGTGGCGAATTTAGGAAAAATAAAATAGCAACGGGATGGCAAATACCACACCCTGCTTTGTTCGTAAGAAAAACCGTACTAAATAAAGTTGGCAAGTTTGATACGAAATATAAAATAGCGTCTGATTACGATTTTATGCTTAGAATTGTTATGAGAAGTGATGTTAACATTCAACATATAAATAGAGTAATTGTTGCCATGAGATGGGGTGGAACAAGCACTAAAAGCTTCAAGAATATGCTAAAAGGTAATAAAGAAATTTTTGATACCTTGAAGAGAAATAATTTTGTGAAAATTCCTTTTAGTTTTTTTTTAGTAATGAGACTTTTTAAACGAGTTGCACAAATGATAGGAGGTTTAAAGAGTTGAAGAAAAAAGCCCTAATTACCGGTATCACA
This window encodes:
- a CDS encoding putative toxin-antitoxin system toxin component, PIN family, with protein sequence MKTKVVVDTNVIVSGLIKPNSTPAKILNLILSGEFTICADSRIISEYNEVLLRDKFSFPKDLINDFISYLKSVSILVSPPSLPIKLTDSGDLPFIEVAYYLNIPIITGNTKHFKSLKNIKIFTPDEFIKIYKKI
- a CDS encoding glycosyltransferase family 2 protein codes for the protein MNKTLKVSIITVTYNAAEFLVDAIESVRAQTYENIEYIIVDGDSKDGTQDIIQQYYRRGVITKYISEKDDGIYDAMNKGIDLATGDIIAFLNSDDFYVDKYVISDVVSTFINSKLDVAYGNVIYVSRKNIKKIIRYWKSGEFRKNKIATGWQIPHPALFVRKTVLNKVGKFDTKYKIASDYDFMLRIVMRSDVNIQHINRVIVAMRWGGTSTKSFKNMLKGNKEIFDTLKRNNFVKIPFSFFLVMRLFKRVAQMIGGLKS
- a CDS encoding DUF5615 family PIN-like protein gives rise to the protein MKFITDENIPKSIETFLKNLGYNVESIRNICKGATDDEVMKLTAEHLAILVTSDKDFGELVFRFGEKIPGIILLRVNDILKSQELLKKVLKEQKELTNKFIVITEKGYKIRKMY
- a CDS encoding DUF433 domain-containing protein, translated to MSKEKLLERIETRRDVLGGKPIIKGTRIPVELILKHIANGWEFEKICNEYGLEKADIRAAVLYAEKVLEGEEVFI
- a CDS encoding DUF2283 domain-containing protein, with product MKIRYSKEVDALYIRLNENKIVDSDEINENIIVDYDAQGNIVAIEILHASDKVDIDEIFIRALPKVLVET
- a CDS encoding ATP-binding protein, producing MDFSFIQRQNPWWKDKNSIHFDMHIKSFVKSSFKHVPAFMEKLEKFKEGIYVLRGPRQIGKTTILKLLIKKLIDSGKNPINIFYASLDMVKDAEGLLRLALDYFDFAESFGKTADNKTYIFFDEISSVKSWQFAIKHLYDTGLLKNAFVVLTGSSSYDLKNSIERLPGRRQAGFDIIYLPVTFREFVEQRHKVNIQYQFKDLFSASEKDLRKIVLQLSMYKNEFTAYLNSGGFPKVINDYLENGLITIETLKTYSDYLYGDIERFKRSRFIMNQLLFEIPKLIGQRFSWNSLANSIEGINSKNTIEDYIQLLGMNFLIGTLFFYDFSKNSIKPKKQKKIYPVDAIITRVIEHITGHQIQVPTQIEQIVFTHLLKFSKDFSSGLVLYSGPYFWYSQKGKEIDFLIKQNGKVIPIEIKYQTKISPSDFFTMKKVFGKGILVTKNTTFRAENIIAIPIETFLLLI
- a CDS encoding exopolysaccharide biosynthesis polyprenyl glycosylphosphotransferase encodes the protein MKIIKIISFIDIFLIFLLNHFITSTIFTGAFLSFIIWLGIYAFRVYDPDYLKEYNEQLIRTFAGIIIGFIGILVFYPIFESVLNRWFFIYNAFILIIVIPVLHKIEFSILMKNIPQKKYLVIGKKEELKDILKEIEEKSQGKLKFAEFLNPTPALLTQKINQYDALLVADQELEKHVEAEINELKEKFEIEYLPNLVEHTLKRIPIKVALKFKEYYEIAFQNTKESPAKRILDFFVSIIGLIIFSPFMLITAIAILIEDGRPVVFKQLRVGKNNKHFTLIKFRSMKKQKKDKAKFADQEQDRILKIGRIIRPLRIDESLQFINILKGDMSIVGPRPEQIPFARQFEKEIAFYSQRHHVKPGLTGWAQIMYKYASNTEEIKKKLSYDLWYVKNRNILLDLKIILQTIEAVFWKRGAK
- a CDS encoding DUF4258 domain-containing protein — translated: MLKWTEHALENLKSRGISKKLVEEILKNPDEIVTGKYGRTIYHKLIGNKLMRVITENNLIITVYYTSRVTKYWKGGKKE